A region from the Triticum aestivum cultivar Chinese Spring chromosome 3D, IWGSC CS RefSeq v2.1, whole genome shotgun sequence genome encodes:
- the LOC123077162 gene encoding N-glycosylase/DNA lyase OGG1, with amino-acid sequence MRPPPPLLPRIAASASATPPRRQRTVRPPMPPSPALLSSTPPPAAFVETPKPETTQQHPPPARRRLTLADEEWHPLPLSLAELSLPLTLPTGQTFLWRRTSLSPLRFTAAVGPHLVSLSHLPDDDRLAFLLHNDDPASSPSSSVAAARAALCDYLNAAVPLADLWVQFTAADARFAEVAARLGGGGARVLRQDPVECLFQFLCSSNNNIARIEKMVWTLAGYGERLGEVGGFVFHRFPTVERLARVSEQELREAGFGYRAKYVVGTAKELMAKPGGGAKWLALLRDRELPEVIEGLCTLPGVGPKVAACIALFSLDKNQAIPVDTHVWKVATQYMLPELAGKSLTPKLSIVVADAFVAKFGEYAGWAQNVLFIGQLPAKKLVATEVTSETAKPTKRKRATKMVEIQA; translated from the exons ATGCGTCCCCCTCCCCCGCTCCTCCCCCGcatcgccgcctccgcctccgccacgCCCCCTCGCCGCCAGCGCACCGTGAGGCCGCCGATGCCGCCCTCCCCTGCCCTCCTCTCCTCCACCCCACCGCCGGCCGCGTTCGTAGAGACCCCCAAGCCCGAGACCACCCAGCAGCACCCTcctcccgcccgccgccgcctaacCCTCGCCGACGAGGAGTGGCACCCGCTCCCCCTCTCTCTCGCCGAGCTCTCCCTCCCGCTCACCCTCCCCACAGGCCAGACCTTCCTCTGGCGCCGCACCTCCCTCTCCCCGCTCCGATTCACCGCCGCCGTGGGCCCgcacctcgtctccctctcccacctCCCCGACGACgaccgcctcgccttcctcctccacAACGACGAccccgcctcctccccctcctcctccgtggCCGCCGCCCGGGCCGCGCTGTGCGACTACCTCAACGCGGCCGTCCCCCTCGCCGACCTCTGGGTCCAGTTCACCGCCGCCGACGCGCGCTTCGCGGAGGTCGcggcgcggctcggcggcggcggcgcgcgggtgctCAGGCAGGACCCGGTCGAGTGCCTGTTCCAGTTCCTCTGCTCCTCCAACAACAACATCGCGCGGATCGAGAAGATGGTCTGGACGCTGGCCGGATACGGGGAGCGGCTCGGAGAGGTCGGCGGCTTCGTCTTCCACCGGTTCCCCACTGTCGAGCGGCTCGCGCGGGTGTCGGAGCAGGAGCTTCGGGAGGCTGGGTTTGGGTACAG GGCAAAGTATGTTGTTGGCACTGCTAAAGAATTGATGGCCAAGCCTGGTGGAGGCGCAAAATGGCTTGCCTTGCTGCGTGACAGGGAACTTCCGGAGGTAATTGAGGGTCTTTGTACCCTGCCAGGTGTTGGTCCAAAAGTTGCAGCCTGCATTGCTCTGTTCTCTCTTGATAAGAATCAGGCTATTCCTGTTGACACACATGTCTGGAAG GTTGCTACACAATATATGTTGCCTGAGCTAGCTGGCAAGAGCCTGACTCCAAAACTAAGCATTGTTGTTGCCGATGCATTTGTAGCCAAATTTGGCGAGTATGCTGGTTGGGCGCAGAATGTTCTCTTTATTGGCCAGCTACCTGCTAAAAAACTTGTGGCCACCGAAGTTACCAGTGAGACCGCGAAACCTACCAAGAGGAAACGTGCGACAAAGATGGTTGAAATACAGGCATGA